In one Stenotrophomonas maltophilia genomic region, the following are encoded:
- a CDS encoding efflux RND transporter permease subunit, with amino-acid sequence MKLSDVSIQRPVFAVVMSLLLLVLGIMSFTRLTLRELPAIDPPIVSVSVDYTGASAAVIESRITQVLEDALAGIEGIDTINARSTNGRSQVSIEFTSNRDIEAAANDVRDAVSRVADRMPEEARPPEIAKVESDADPIIWFNMVSSTMDTLELSDYADRYVVDRFSSLDGVAQVRIGGRQRYAMRIWLDRDQLAARGLTTGDVETALRNENVELPAGRIESTDRDFTLRVERNYIKPEDFATIPLGKGSDGYVVRMGDVAKIELASAERRAYYRSNGEPGIGLGIVKTSTANSLDVARTARAEAERVALTLPKGTQIFVAFDNTTFIEAAVDRVYATLVEAMILVLAVIWLFLGSFRAALIPAVTVPVCLVAAFIALYAFDFSINLLTLLALVLCIGLVVDDAIVVVENVQRRIDLGEPPLVASKRGTTQVAFAVIATTAVLVAVFLPVGFLEGNTGRLFRELAVALAAAVALSAFVALTLTPMMASKLLKPHTGQAPRGLHGFVNRNLERLAGAYGRILQRHVDRTWIYLLVMAAALAASWLLIKVLPSELAPAEDRGSFQIMIDGPEGAGYDYTVQQVQQVEAMLAPHVGADKPIVRANPRVPGGWGASEEMHTGRVSIFLQPWRQRSEGTPEVANELQKELDTIQGVRVRTQVGGGLVRSGGQPFQIVLGGPEYAEIAQWRDRILLRMADNPGLVGPDSDYKETRPQMRVNIDRQRAADLGVPVTAIGSALETMMGSRRVTTFVDNGEEYDVLVQAGRDGRATPADLAAIRVRATSGELVPLSNLVTLSEVAEAGTLNRFNRLRSITISAGLAPGYPLGEAIAWAQNVAREELPQYAQVNWKGESREYQSAGGAVLLTFAMALLVVYLVLAAQFESFIHPLTIMLTVPLGVLGALVGLWLSGGTVNLFSQIGIVMLVGLAAKNGILIVEFANQLRDDGRSVREAIIESSMVRLRPILMTSIATVVGAIPLVVAGGPGSASRGTIGIVIIFGVTLSTFLSLFVVPAFYARLAPYTRSPEAVKRELEKQEAASPSVGGHA; translated from the coding sequence ATGAAGCTGTCCGACGTTTCCATCCAGCGGCCGGTGTTCGCCGTAGTGATGAGCCTGCTGCTGCTGGTGCTGGGCATCATGTCCTTCACCCGCCTCACGCTGCGCGAACTGCCGGCCATCGACCCGCCCATCGTGTCGGTCTCGGTCGACTACACCGGTGCCTCGGCAGCGGTCATCGAAAGCCGGATCACCCAGGTGCTGGAAGATGCGCTCGCCGGCATCGAAGGCATCGATACCATCAACGCGCGCAGCACCAACGGCCGCTCGCAGGTCAGCATCGAGTTCACCTCCAACCGCGATATCGAGGCCGCGGCCAATGACGTGCGCGATGCCGTCAGCCGGGTTGCCGACCGCATGCCGGAAGAGGCGCGCCCGCCGGAGATCGCCAAGGTCGAGAGCGATGCCGATCCGATCATCTGGTTCAACATGGTCTCCTCGACCATGGATACGCTGGAGCTGAGCGACTACGCCGACCGCTATGTGGTCGACCGCTTTTCCAGCCTCGATGGCGTCGCCCAGGTCCGTATCGGTGGTCGCCAGCGCTATGCGATGCGCATCTGGCTGGACCGCGATCAGCTGGCCGCGCGTGGACTGACCACCGGTGATGTGGAAACCGCGCTGCGCAACGAGAACGTGGAACTGCCCGCCGGGCGCATCGAATCCACCGACCGCGATTTCACCCTGCGCGTGGAACGCAATTACATCAAGCCCGAAGACTTCGCGACCATCCCGCTGGGCAAGGGCAGCGACGGTTACGTCGTGCGCATGGGCGACGTGGCGAAGATCGAGCTGGCGTCGGCCGAGCGCCGCGCCTATTACCGCAGCAATGGCGAGCCGGGCATCGGCCTGGGCATCGTCAAGACCTCCACCGCGAACTCGCTGGACGTCGCGCGCACCGCGCGCGCCGAAGCCGAGCGGGTCGCGTTGACGCTGCCCAAGGGCACGCAGATCTTCGTTGCCTTCGACAACACCACCTTCATCGAAGCGGCCGTCGATCGCGTCTATGCCACATTGGTGGAGGCGATGATCCTCGTGCTGGCGGTGATCTGGCTGTTCCTCGGCAGCTTCCGCGCAGCGCTGATTCCGGCCGTGACGGTACCGGTGTGCCTGGTGGCCGCATTCATCGCGCTGTACGCGTTCGATTTCTCGATCAACCTGCTGACATTGCTGGCGCTGGTGCTGTGCATCGGCCTGGTGGTCGACGATGCGATCGTGGTGGTGGAGAACGTGCAGCGCCGGATCGATCTGGGTGAGCCGCCGCTGGTGGCGTCCAAGCGGGGTACCACGCAGGTGGCCTTCGCGGTGATCGCGACCACCGCGGTGCTGGTGGCGGTGTTCCTGCCGGTCGGTTTCCTCGAGGGCAACACCGGACGCCTGTTCCGCGAGCTGGCGGTGGCGCTGGCCGCGGCCGTGGCGCTGTCCGCGTTCGTGGCGTTGACGCTGACACCGATGATGGCCTCCAAACTGCTCAAGCCGCATACCGGGCAGGCGCCGCGTGGCCTGCATGGCTTCGTCAACCGCAACCTGGAGCGGCTGGCCGGCGCCTATGGCCGCATCCTGCAGCGCCACGTCGATCGCACCTGGATCTACCTGCTGGTGATGGCGGCGGCATTGGCTGCCAGCTGGCTGCTGATCAAGGTGCTGCCCTCGGAACTGGCGCCAGCCGAAGACCGTGGCTCGTTCCAGATCATGATCGACGGCCCGGAAGGCGCAGGCTACGACTACACCGTGCAGCAGGTGCAGCAGGTCGAAGCGATGCTGGCGCCCCACGTCGGAGCGGACAAGCCGATCGTGCGCGCCAACCCGCGCGTGCCCGGTGGCTGGGGCGCAAGCGAGGAAATGCACACCGGCCGGGTGAGCATCTTCCTGCAGCCGTGGCGCCAGCGCAGCGAAGGCACCCCGGAGGTCGCCAATGAGCTGCAGAAGGAGCTGGACACCATCCAGGGCGTGCGCGTGCGCACGCAGGTCGGCGGTGGCCTGGTCCGCAGCGGCGGCCAGCCCTTCCAGATCGTGCTGGGAGGCCCGGAGTACGCCGAGATCGCGCAGTGGCGCGACCGCATCCTGCTGCGCATGGCCGACAATCCCGGCCTGGTCGGCCCCGACTCGGACTACAAGGAAACCCGCCCGCAGATGCGGGTGAACATCGACCGCCAGCGCGCGGCCGACCTGGGCGTGCCGGTCACCGCAATCGGCTCGGCGCTGGAAACGATGATGGGCTCGCGTCGCGTCACCACCTTCGTCGACAACGGCGAAGAGTACGACGTGCTGGTCCAGGCGGGCCGCGACGGACGCGCCACGCCGGCCGATCTGGCCGCGATCCGCGTGCGTGCCACCTCCGGTGAGCTGGTGCCCTTGTCGAACCTGGTCACCCTGAGCGAGGTTGCCGAGGCAGGCACCTTGAACCGCTTCAACCGCCTGCGCTCGATCACCATCAGCGCAGGCCTTGCGCCGGGCTACCCGTTGGGCGAGGCCATTGCCTGGGCACAGAACGTCGCGCGCGAGGAGCTGCCGCAGTACGCGCAGGTGAACTGGAAGGGCGAGTCGCGCGAGTACCAGAGCGCCGGCGGTGCGGTCCTGCTGACCTTCGCCATGGCCCTGCTGGTGGTGTACCTGGTCCTGGCCGCACAGTTCGAGAGCTTCATCCATCCGCTGACGATCATGCTGACGGTACCGCTGGGCGTGCTCGGCGCGCTGGTCGGCCTGTGGTTGAGCGGGGGCACAGTGAACCTGTTCAGCCAGATCGGCATCGTGATGCTGGTCGGCCTGGCGGCGAAGAACGGCATCCTGATCGTCGAGTTCGCCAACCAGCTGCGTGACGACGGCCGCAGCGTGCGCGAGGCCATCATCGAATCATCGATGGTGCGCCTGCGTCCGATCCTGATGACGTCCATCGCCACCGTGGTCGGCGCGATTCCGCTGGTGGTGGCCGGTGGACCGGGTTCGGCGAGCCGTGGCACGATCGGTATCGTGATCATCTTCGGCGTCACCCTGTCCACCTTCCTGTCGCTGTTCGTGGTGCCGGCGTTCTACGCACGTCTGGCCCCGTACACGCGCTCGCCGGAAGCAGTGAAGCGCGAGCTGGAAAAGCAGGAAGCAGCGTCGCCCTCGGTGGGCGGGCATGCCTGA
- a CDS encoding TrmH family RNA methyltransferase: MNNPWNNRRPSARPPRATPLPRTDLPATGGGGRGVSDELRLYGLNAVLAAFAARPQALRKLYLLEARIPRLQPLLKWCVANRVGYRVVEEGDLNKLAGTTHHEGVVADVLRAPTVPLAQWLQQIGEGPSLALWLDGVGNPHNLGAILRSAAHFGAKALLLPAGSTLALSGAAARVAEGGAEAVPLVQLPATPQAMAQLRDAGFGLAATLVDGGDDVFRTSLPARLVYVMGAEGEGMDRDLAGECDLQVSIPGSGAVESLNVASATAVLLAQWASRRDG, from the coding sequence GTGAACAACCCCTGGAACAACCGCCGCCCGTCCGCTCGTCCGCCGCGCGCCACACCGTTGCCGCGCACGGACCTGCCGGCAACGGGCGGCGGTGGACGCGGAGTCAGCGATGAGCTGCGCCTGTACGGCCTGAATGCCGTGCTGGCCGCGTTCGCAGCGCGGCCGCAGGCACTGCGCAAGCTGTATCTGCTGGAGGCCCGGATTCCGCGCCTGCAGCCGCTGTTGAAGTGGTGCGTGGCCAACCGCGTGGGTTACCGCGTGGTCGAGGAAGGCGATCTGAACAAGCTGGCCGGCACCACCCACCACGAAGGCGTGGTGGCCGACGTGCTGCGTGCGCCGACCGTGCCGCTGGCGCAGTGGCTGCAGCAGATCGGCGAAGGCCCGTCACTGGCGCTGTGGCTGGATGGCGTAGGCAATCCGCACAACCTCGGCGCGATCCTGCGTTCGGCGGCGCACTTCGGCGCGAAGGCGCTGCTGTTGCCGGCCGGCAGCACGCTGGCGCTGTCCGGTGCGGCTGCCCGCGTGGCCGAAGGCGGTGCCGAAGCAGTGCCGCTGGTGCAGCTGCCTGCGACCCCGCAGGCGATGGCCCAGCTGCGCGATGCCGGCTTCGGTCTGGCGGCCACACTCGTCGATGGCGGTGACGATGTATTCCGCACGTCGCTGCCGGCGCGTCTGGTCTACGTCATGGGCGCCGAAGGCGAGGGGATGGACCGCGACCTGGCCGGGGAATGTGACCTGCAGGTCTCCATTCCCGGCAGTGGCGCGGTGGAGAGCCTAAATGTGGCCTCGGCCACCGCAGTGCTGCTGGCGCAGTGGGCGAGCCGTCGCGACGGCTGA
- a CDS encoding M28 family peptidase, which yields MRRRVLAIASSLALLAAPAFAAPRATTLPPASLATAAQLRDQALADDTGWKVVESLTTEIGPRIAGSEADARAVAWAEAKFKALGFDKVWKEPVTFPKWERRSEHAAVTGRNPQPLQITALGGSPGGTVEAEVVRFADLAALQAAPAGSLKGKIAFVDYQMLPFRDGRDYGRGGAIRSKGPSEAIRKGAVGFLMRSAGTDSHRVPHTGITRFDDGLTPVPSAALSVPDADQLARLLARGSTTVKVALDCGWDGTATSYNVIGEITGRTLPKEVVVIGGHLDSWDLGTGAVDDGAGVGITMAAGHLIGQLKQAPKRTIRVIAFANEEQGLYGGKAYAEAHAKDVALHQLAAESDFGAGRIYAFNTGSPNPEGSREATRQIAEVMKPLGIEYAADKGGPGPDIGPLAAKGGAWAWLAQDGSDYFHLHHTADDTLDKIDPKALAQNVAAYTVFAYLAAEADGNFGSEAKATTPPNE from the coding sequence ATGCGTCGCCGCGTCCTTGCCATCGCATCCTCCCTTGCCCTGCTGGCCGCCCCGGCCTTCGCGGCACCGCGCGCCACCACCCTGCCCCCGGCGTCGCTGGCCACGGCCGCGCAGCTGCGCGATCAGGCCCTGGCCGATGACACCGGCTGGAAGGTGGTCGAGTCGCTGACCACCGAAATCGGTCCACGCATCGCCGGCAGCGAAGCCGACGCGCGTGCGGTCGCCTGGGCCGAAGCCAAGTTCAAGGCCCTGGGTTTCGACAAGGTCTGGAAAGAACCGGTGACCTTCCCGAAGTGGGAGCGCCGCAGCGAACACGCCGCCGTGACCGGCAGGAACCCGCAGCCGCTGCAGATCACCGCACTGGGTGGCAGCCCGGGCGGTACCGTTGAAGCAGAGGTCGTGCGCTTCGCCGACCTGGCCGCGCTGCAGGCCGCGCCCGCCGGTTCACTGAAGGGCAAGATCGCCTTCGTCGATTACCAGATGCTGCCGTTCCGCGATGGCCGCGACTACGGCCGTGGTGGCGCGATCCGCAGCAAGGGACCTTCCGAGGCGATCCGCAAGGGCGCCGTCGGTTTCCTGATGCGCTCGGCCGGCACCGATTCGCACCGCGTGCCGCACACCGGCATCACCCGATTCGATGACGGCCTGACCCCGGTACCGTCCGCGGCCCTGTCGGTGCCCGATGCCGACCAGCTGGCACGTCTGCTGGCACGTGGCAGCACTACGGTGAAAGTCGCGCTGGACTGCGGCTGGGATGGTACTGCGACCTCCTACAACGTGATCGGCGAGATCACTGGCCGCACCCTGCCCAAGGAAGTCGTGGTGATCGGTGGCCATCTGGATTCGTGGGATCTGGGCACCGGTGCCGTCGATGACGGCGCAGGTGTCGGCATCACCATGGCCGCGGGGCATCTGATCGGCCAGCTCAAGCAGGCCCCCAAGCGCACGATCCGGGTGATCGCGTTCGCCAACGAAGAGCAGGGGCTGTACGGCGGCAAGGCTTACGCCGAAGCACATGCAAAGGACGTGGCGCTGCACCAGCTGGCTGCCGAGAGCGATTTCGGTGCCGGCCGCATCTATGCGTTCAATACCGGCTCGCCAAACCCGGAAGGCTCGCGCGAAGCGACCCGGCAGATCGCCGAGGTGATGAAGCCGCTGGGCATCGAGTACGCAGCCGACAAGGGCGGCCCGGGTCCGGATATCGGCCCGCTGGCGGCCAAGGGTGGCGCCTGGGCGTGGCTGGCACAGGATGGTTCGGACTACTTCCACCTGCACCACACCGCCGACGACACGCTGGACAAGATCGACCCGAAGGCGCTGGCGCAGAATGTGGCGGCATACACCGTATTTGCCTATCTGGCCGCAGAGGCCGACGGCAACTTCGGCAGTGAAGCCAAAGCGACCACACCGCCGAACGAGTGA
- a CDS encoding efflux RND transporter periplasmic adaptor subunit, which yields MLARIASTLALGLSLAVLAGCAGKQEAAARRQGEAVPVTAQIVQPTQWNDTLQALGTAKARESISVTAKVSEIVEKVHFESGQQIAAGAPIVTLRGQAQEAALVQAQATFHEADQLYRRQRELATQRLVSSATLDTQKSIRDAAEARVAQMQADIGDRRVRAPFAGVLGIRQVSPGTLLTPTTVIATLDDIERMHVDFQVPEVELAALSAGDKVSATSVAWPGRTFEGEVTTIDARIDPATRAVTVRADFANADHALRPGMLLDVRLFRPERPALVIPEIAVVQVGRDSFVYRIGADDSVERVDVVTGARRAGVVEIKQGLAAGQRIVVDGTGKLRPGLKVAARDAAPASGAKPADAPAPVATEEQGG from the coding sequence ATGTTGGCTCGTATCGCTTCGACCCTGGCCCTTGGCCTCAGCCTGGCCGTCCTGGCCGGGTGCGCAGGCAAACAGGAGGCCGCCGCGCGACGGCAGGGGGAAGCGGTGCCGGTCACCGCGCAGATCGTGCAGCCCACGCAATGGAACGACACCCTGCAGGCGCTGGGTACGGCCAAGGCGCGGGAGTCGATCAGCGTCACCGCCAAGGTCAGTGAGATCGTGGAGAAGGTGCACTTCGAAAGCGGCCAGCAGATCGCTGCGGGTGCGCCGATCGTGACTCTGCGTGGCCAGGCCCAGGAAGCGGCGCTGGTGCAGGCGCAGGCCACCTTCCACGAGGCCGACCAGCTGTACCGCCGGCAGCGCGAACTGGCCACGCAGCGGTTGGTGTCCAGCGCCACGCTGGATACGCAGAAGTCGATCCGCGATGCCGCCGAGGCCCGTGTCGCGCAGATGCAGGCCGACATCGGCGACCGTCGTGTGCGTGCGCCGTTCGCAGGCGTGCTGGGTATCCGCCAGGTCAGCCCTGGCACGCTGCTGACGCCGACCACGGTGATTGCCACTCTGGACGACATCGAGCGCATGCACGTCGATTTCCAGGTGCCCGAAGTGGAACTGGCCGCGCTTTCGGCGGGCGACAAGGTCAGCGCGACCAGCGTCGCGTGGCCGGGGCGCACGTTCGAAGGAGAGGTCACCACCATCGATGCACGTATCGACCCGGCCACCCGCGCGGTGACCGTGCGGGCCGACTTCGCCAACGCCGACCATGCGCTGCGCCCGGGCATGCTGCTCGATGTGCGCCTGTTCCGCCCCGAGCGCCCGGCGCTGGTGATCCCGGAGATCGCGGTGGTGCAGGTGGGCCGTGACAGTTTCGTGTACCGCATCGGCGCCGACGACAGCGTCGAGCGCGTGGACGTGGTCACCGGCGCGCGCCGTGCGGGCGTGGTCGAGATCAAGCAGGGGCTGGCCGCCGGTCAGCGCATCGTGGTCGACGGCACCGGCAAGCTGCGCCCGGGTCTGAAGGTGGCCGCCCGTGATGCGGCGCCGGCCAGCGGTGCCAAGCCTGCCGATGCGCCTGCGCCGGTCGCGACCGAGGAACAGGGCGGATGA
- a CDS encoding GNAT family N-acetyltransferase, producing MPDRRADGGGSLSPQERAPTPVLRGDGFQLRPWRGGDLESLLRHANDAEVSRGLRDRFPYPYTREDGEAFLAGRVLTPGTLALAIEIDGQACGSIGAQPGVAERGHTAELGYWLGRAYWGRGIMTRVVGVFAPWVMDGLRLFRLQATVVDFNLGSARVLEKNGFQEEGVERCAIYKRGTLHDLRRFARVRTQLP from the coding sequence ATGCCTGACCGTCGCGCCGACGGGGGCGGATCCCTTTCCCCGCAGGAAAGGGCCCCGACCCCAGTGCTGCGCGGCGACGGTTTCCAGCTGCGTCCATGGCGCGGCGGCGACCTCGAATCGCTGCTGCGTCATGCCAACGATGCCGAGGTGTCACGCGGCCTGCGCGATCGCTTCCCCTATCCCTACACACGTGAGGACGGTGAGGCGTTCCTTGCCGGTCGCGTGTTGACCCCGGGCACCCTGGCACTGGCCATCGAGATCGACGGCCAGGCCTGCGGCAGTATCGGTGCCCAGCCGGGCGTGGCCGAGCGTGGGCATACCGCCGAGCTGGGCTACTGGCTTGGCCGGGCGTACTGGGGGCGGGGCATCATGACCCGCGTGGTGGGCGTCTTCGCGCCGTGGGTGATGGACGGACTGCGCCTGTTCAGGCTTCAGGCCACCGTGGTGGACTTCAATCTGGGGTCGGCCCGGGTGCTGGAAAAGAACGGTTTCCAGGAAGAGGGCGTGGAGCGCTGCGCCATCTACAAGCGCGGCACCCTGCATGACCTGCGCCGGTTCGCGCGGGTGCGCACCCAGCTGCCCTGA
- a CDS encoding alanine/glycine:cation symporter family protein: MEATVHFVNSIIWSKALIFVCLAAGLYFSVRTRFMQIRGFVEMCRLTVKGEKSDAGVSSFQALAMSMAGRMGIGNIAGVATAIAFGGPGAIFWMWVMGFLGASTSYVECTLAQIYKTKDAEGRYRGGPAYYIEKAMGLKWYAMAFAIATIIAAGFLMPGVQANAIADSIINACRGGALCGPLDGQAFGMESVAALKLGIGIVVALLLGVVIFGGVKRIATFAEIVVPFMAAAFILMAIVIMILNADQVPEMFGIIFNSAFGTHAAFGAMMGLAIEWGVKRGIYANEAGQGSGPHAAAASEVSHPAKQGYVQAFAIYFDTMMVCTATAFLILASGTYNVYSPVEGAAPVFQGLAGIPEGAGYAQAGVEAVLPGWGASFVSLAIFFFAFTTIMAYYYMAETNLSYVNHNKHRPLTVLCLRLGIIAMVVFGAFHNATLAWGLGDIGVGLMAWLNIIAIFIIQKPAMLALRDYERQKKLGLDPTFDPDALGIRNADFWRQRKQENV; this comes from the coding sequence GTGGAAGCTACCGTACATTTCGTCAACAGCATCATCTGGAGCAAGGCACTGATCTTCGTGTGCCTGGCGGCCGGCCTTTATTTCAGCGTCCGCACCCGCTTCATGCAGATCCGCGGCTTCGTGGAAATGTGCCGCCTCACCGTGAAGGGCGAAAAGTCCGACGCCGGTGTTTCTTCGTTCCAGGCGCTGGCCATGTCCATGGCCGGGCGCATGGGTATCGGCAACATCGCCGGCGTGGCCACGGCCATCGCCTTCGGTGGCCCCGGTGCGATCTTCTGGATGTGGGTGATGGGCTTCCTCGGTGCATCCACCTCGTATGTGGAATGCACCCTGGCGCAGATCTACAAGACCAAGGATGCCGAAGGCCGCTACCGTGGCGGCCCGGCGTACTACATTGAAAAGGCGATGGGCCTGAAGTGGTATGCCATGGCCTTCGCCATCGCCACGATCATCGCCGCCGGCTTCCTGATGCCGGGCGTACAGGCCAATGCCATCGCCGACAGCATCATCAATGCCTGCCGTGGCGGTGCGCTGTGCGGGCCGCTGGATGGCCAGGCCTTCGGCATGGAATCGGTTGCCGCGCTCAAGCTCGGCATCGGCATCGTGGTCGCGCTGCTGCTGGGCGTGGTGATCTTCGGCGGCGTCAAGCGCATCGCCACCTTCGCCGAGATCGTGGTGCCGTTCATGGCGGCGGCCTTCATCCTGATGGCCATCGTCATCATGATCCTCAATGCCGACCAGGTGCCGGAGATGTTCGGCATCATCTTCAACAGCGCGTTCGGCACCCATGCGGCGTTCGGCGCGATGATGGGCCTGGCGATCGAATGGGGCGTCAAGCGCGGCATCTACGCCAACGAAGCCGGACAGGGCTCGGGCCCGCACGCGGCGGCGGCCTCGGAAGTCTCGCATCCGGCCAAGCAGGGCTACGTGCAGGCGTTCGCGATCTACTTCGACACCATGATGGTGTGCACCGCCACCGCGTTCCTGATCCTGGCCAGCGGTACCTACAACGTGTACTCGCCGGTGGAAGGCGCGGCTCCGGTGTTCCAGGGCCTGGCCGGCATTCCGGAAGGGGCGGGCTATGCGCAGGCCGGCGTTGAAGCCGTGCTGCCGGGCTGGGGCGCGTCGTTCGTCTCGCTGGCGATCTTCTTCTTCGCCTTCACCACCATCATGGCGTACTACTACATGGCCGAGACCAATCTCAGCTATGTGAACCACAACAAGCACCGTCCGCTGACCGTGTTGTGTCTGCGCCTGGGCATCATCGCCATGGTGGTGTTCGGTGCGTTCCACAACGCGACCCTGGCCTGGGGCCTGGGTGACATCGGCGTGGGCCTGATGGCCTGGCTGAACATCATCGCCATCTTCATCATCCAGAAGCCCGCCATGCTGGCGCTGCGCGATTACGAACGACAGAAGAAGCTGGGCCTGGATCCGACGTTCGATCCCGATGCACTGGGCATCCGGAACGCCGATTTCTGGCGCCAGCGCAAGCAGGAGAACGTGTAA
- a CDS encoding alanine/glycine:cation symporter family protein, with amino-acid sequence MNVESIVNALLGVVWSPYLVVLCLLAGLYFSVRTRFIQLRALPDMLRLVFRHERSDAGVSPFQALSLSLSSRVGVGNIAGVAMAIAFGGPGAILWMWVVAFLGASSAFIESTLAQIYKDRDAGGQYRGGPAYYIEKGLGQRWYAVLFALVAVLAGAMLAGTQSNAITSAVNEAWDVPVVFTTGVLLVALGAILVGGVRRIAGVAQWLVPLMAIAYLLVAAMVMVLNADKVPEVAALVLRSAFGMDAAFGAMIGTAIQWGVRRGVLSNEAGMGSGAHPAAAAEVSHPVKQGLVQSFSVYIDTMVVCSATAFLILSTGLYNVYDPAVNGIPDDARLLLGNLPGVEAGPRFVQHAVESALPGFGRSFVALAILPFAFTTILALYYMAETNISYLCRDRPMPWVIGGFQLLFLLATGYSALNSATVAWSLGDIGVGLMSWLNIFAILLLQKPALAALRDYEHHRRLGTDPLFDPHRLGVRNTCAWER; translated from the coding sequence ATGAACGTCGAATCGATCGTCAATGCCCTTCTCGGCGTGGTGTGGAGCCCTTACCTGGTGGTGCTGTGCCTGCTCGCCGGCCTGTACTTCAGCGTGCGCACCCGCTTCATCCAGCTGCGCGCGCTGCCTGACATGCTGCGCCTGGTGTTCCGCCATGAGCGGTCCGATGCAGGGGTGTCCCCGTTCCAGGCGTTGTCCCTGTCGCTGTCCAGCCGGGTGGGCGTTGGCAATATCGCCGGTGTGGCGATGGCCATCGCCTTCGGTGGTCCCGGTGCGATCCTGTGGATGTGGGTTGTCGCTTTCCTGGGTGCGTCCAGCGCCTTCATCGAATCGACGCTGGCGCAGATCTACAAGGATCGCGACGCCGGTGGCCAGTATCGGGGTGGCCCGGCCTACTACATCGAGAAGGGACTGGGCCAGCGCTGGTATGCGGTGCTGTTTGCACTGGTCGCCGTGCTGGCCGGCGCGATGCTGGCGGGTACGCAGTCCAATGCGATCACCAGCGCGGTGAATGAAGCCTGGGATGTACCGGTCGTGTTCACCACCGGCGTACTGCTGGTGGCGCTGGGTGCCATCCTTGTCGGCGGTGTACGCCGCATCGCCGGTGTCGCCCAGTGGCTGGTACCGCTGATGGCCATCGCCTATCTGCTGGTGGCCGCGATGGTAATGGTGCTCAACGCGGACAAAGTGCCGGAGGTCGCAGCGCTGGTGCTGCGCAGTGCCTTCGGCATGGATGCAGCGTTCGGCGCCATGATCGGCACGGCGATCCAGTGGGGCGTGCGCCGCGGCGTGCTGTCCAACGAAGCCGGCATGGGCAGTGGTGCGCACCCGGCGGCCGCAGCGGAGGTCTCCCATCCGGTCAAGCAGGGCCTGGTGCAGTCGTTCTCGGTCTATATCGACACGATGGTGGTGTGCAGTGCGACCGCCTTCCTTATTCTTTCGACCGGCCTGTACAACGTCTACGACCCGGCGGTAAACGGCATTCCGGATGATGCGCGTCTGCTGCTGGGCAATCTGCCGGGCGTCGAGGCCGGACCGCGTTTCGTGCAGCACGCGGTGGAATCGGCATTGCCGGGCTTCGGCCGTTCATTCGTGGCGTTGGCCATCCTACCCTTTGCGTTCACCACCATCCTGGCGCTGTACTACATGGCCGAGACCAACATCAGTTACCTGTGCCGGGACCGCCCGATGCCGTGGGTGATAGGCGGGTTCCAGCTGCTGTTCCTGCTGGCCACCGGCTACTCGGCGCTGAACAGTGCCACGGTCGCCTGGTCGCTGGGGGATATCGGCGTGGGCCTGATGAGCTGGTTGAACATCTTCGCCATCCTGCTGCTGCAGAAGCCGGCGCTGGCCGCGCTGCGCGATTACGAGCACCACCGTCGCTTGGGGACGGATCCCCTGTTCGATCCGCACCGGCTTGGTGTTCGCAACACCTGCGCGTGGGAACGGTAA